The following nucleotide sequence is from Cytobacillus luteolus.
GTGGGGCATCCTTTGCAAGTACAAAGAAAGTCGTTGCCCCTCCAATCATACCAATAATTCCAATGACCAACATCGTTAGAAATGCCTTCCGCATAATGCCTTTCATATTTTTTTCAGGCTTCTTCTTATTGTTAGAACTTACACGTTTTCTTTGTTCACGTGTTTTATATTTCTCTGACATAGCATTCACTGCTCCTCAAAAAGGTAATAATAGGTGTAGTCGCTATTTATAAAATCCCTTATAATATGACGAATTAAAAATAATAAAGTTTCATTGATAGTATAACTTATCAATAACCTTTACATAGTCGATTCTAGGTGCCATCCCTATAGAAATAATATGACCTAATGCCTCAATTTCATTTTTAGCGATTGATTTTCGGCCACCTTGGAGTTGTCTCTCCCAAAACTGCAAAAGATGGACTGCTTCTAATAAGTAGATTTCATCCACTGCTGCAAAACGTAAAATGACAAAACAAATTCCTTGTTGCTCTACGACAGCTCTCATGTGATCAATTTGATGCTGATGAAAGTTTTGTAATGGCAATGCCGTTTTATTCCTAGTTTCTTTAGCTTCGAAATCAATATAACGACCTTTATAAATTCCGTTATAGTCAGTGGTAGAAGCTTGTTTAAAGTAAGCCTCTTTTATTACTGCTGCACTTCTTTTTGGAAAATCAACATTTACAATTTGAATAGGTGTAGGTTTTTTATGTATTACCGCTATTTGCTTTTCTAGGTAATATTTATTCGATTCATTTAAGTCCTCTTCAAGTGTCATCCCACGGTTGCTATAAACTTGTTGTTTAAGATGAGGTGTGGTGCTGATTTTCTTAGGCTGGTACAGCTTACCATTCGGATAGCGAAAAGTCATATATTATACCTCCCCCTAAAAAACCTATACTCTATCATATCAGAAAATGAGAGAAAATAGTTGTATTATTTGGCACAGGACCATTCTACCATTTTTCTTGCTAATTAAGTTCACTAGTATTTAATTTAAAACTTTGCTTATCTTTTTCAACATTAGGAAAGGATATGGACAAGGATGGTGAGGTAGTTGGCTGGAAGGAAAAGACATACGTGTTTCATGAACTCCTATAGTGACTACACGGAAGAAGAACAAGAGATCATTAGATATATTATAGAAGAAACAGATAGGAACAATATTGATAATGTCTCTAGGACAACAAGCTATGCAAAGTTTTATGATAGTAATAAGGAGATTCGTTGGTCGTTTTTAGCAAGCATGGTATCTAGAAATGCAGGTTGGAATATGACAGATCTAGAAGGCACATGGTTCCCAAAAGCTTTAAATAAAACCACTAGAAATACGTTATTTATGACCTATGAACTAGCAAATTGGCTTATTTTCTCAGATGCCTATCCACAGCTCTTATTATATGAAATGTCTAAAAAGCAAAACAAACCGTTATTTGATTTATTAAAGGCATTTTCAGTTTCTTCATTTATGGAAAATCACTGGAATGAATATTGGCTGACTAGAAATGGAGAGAAACTAATAACTGCTCAAATTATTAATGAACAAAATGTTATTCAAGAACCTGTAATTAATCATCCGTTCTACAAAAACAAAGTTTTTAAATCCTTTATTTTTAAATTTCAAGATTGGTTACACTTTAGCTCGGTATTGTTTCCAACCGTACAAGGGGAGTTGTATGGTTTTTCAGTTCATGATTTTCGCAAACTTCGGAGTAGGATTGAATTAGGTAAAAAACTAGCATGGTTGCTATTTCATGAATATTACTATCCTCGATTTTATTTGTTTTCAAAAAAAACAATTCATACTGGGTCACGGCATGATTATGAGCAGTATTTTTCACAACCAAAACAACGTGATACACCTTTTCTTAGAACCGTCTATCCAATAATTAAGCATAAATCCCAGTACCAAGATGACTGGTTCAATAATCAAAAGGAGGTGAAAAATTGGTTTAAACCCGTTAGTAAAATTAATACCAAAGAATTGTGCTTAACAGATTGGTATTTACATAAACAGCACCAACTGCATGTTGGAATAAGCATTGAAAATCTTTTTAAGAAAAAGTAAAAGAGCAAGAAATTCTTGCTCTTGATCTTTCATCATTCTGCAGGACGATTTGGTCCTTCCAATTTTTTGTCACCATATCCTGGTGCTGTTTCCTCTTTTGGTTTCACTTGTTTATTATTTGAATTTCTTTTTGTTTTTGACATACTTACACCTCCTATAGATATTGTTCACAACACGGAACATTTCATTCCTCGGGCGATTATTACTCTTTGTCGAAAATCGGAAAAATCCACTTTCTTTGACGAAACATAACTAGTTTTGTCAGGTCG
It contains:
- the recU gene encoding Holliday junction resolvase RecU; protein product: MTFRYPNGKLYQPKKISTTPHLKQQVYSNRGMTLEEDLNESNKYYLEKQIAVIHKKPTPIQIVNVDFPKRSAAVIKEAYFKQASTTDYNGIYKGRYIDFEAKETRNKTALPLQNFHQHQIDHMRAVVEQQGICFVILRFAAVDEIYLLEAVHLLQFWERQLQGGRKSIAKNEIEALGHIISIGMAPRIDYVKVIDKLYYQ
- a CDS encoding DUF2515 domain-containing protein codes for the protein MNSYSDYTEEEQEIIRYIIEETDRNNIDNVSRTTSYAKFYDSNKEIRWSFLASMVSRNAGWNMTDLEGTWFPKALNKTTRNTLFMTYELANWLIFSDAYPQLLLYEMSKKQNKPLFDLLKAFSVSSFMENHWNEYWLTRNGEKLITAQIINEQNVIQEPVINHPFYKNKVFKSFIFKFQDWLHFSSVLFPTVQGELYGFSVHDFRKLRSRIELGKKLAWLLFHEYYYPRFYLFSKKTIHTGSRHDYEQYFSQPKQRDTPFLRTVYPIIKHKSQYQDDWFNNQKEVKNWFKPVSKINTKELCLTDWYLHKQHQLHVGISIENLFKKK